One Candidatus Binatia bacterium genomic window, CGGCGGGCTCGAGCGGACGCTTGACGCGCGCCGGCGAGCCGACCGCCAGATGTCCAGCCGGGATCTTGGTGCCCGGCGTCACCAGCGCGCCCGCGCCGATCATGCAGTCCTCGCCGATCTCCACGCCGTCGAGCACGATCGCGCCGATGCCGATCAGCACGCGATCGGCGACGGTGCAGCCGTGCAGCACCGCGGCGTGGCCGATCGTCACGTCGTCGCCGATGCGGGTCGCGAAGCGATCGGTGGTGACGTGGATGACGGCGCGGTCCTGAACGTTCGTGCGCGCGCCGATCGTCACGTCGTGCACGTCGCCGCGCACCACGGCGCCGAACCAGACGCTCGATTGCGCGCCGATCGTCACGCGTCCGACGACGGTCGCGCCCTCGAAGACGATGGCGGTGGGATCGACGTTGGGCTCGCGGTCTGCGAAGGCGCGGATCATGCGGATGTGCTCCTCGAGTATGACCACAACATGTTGTTGCGCGCCCCCGAACCTTGCCACACGGATTGCGCTTTGATAGGGGCAACTATGGCTAGTCCCGATCGCGTCCGTTCGCAACGAAAGCACGCACAGCCACGACGAAGCCCGGCCGTCGGTTTGGGCTTCTTCGTTTGAGAGGTAGGGCAATGGAACTTCATCCTCTCGGCGAAGGGCTCACGTTCGACGACGTCCTGCTCGTCCCCGCAGCGTCCGACGTGCTGCCGCGCATGACCGACGTCGCGACGCAGCTCACGCGACGCATCGCGCTTCAGATCCCGCTCGTCTCGGCGGCGATGGACACCGTCACCGAGTCGCGCACCGCGATCGCGATGGCGCAGGAGGGCGGCATCGGCTTCGTGCACAAGAACCTGCCGATCGCCACGCAGGCGGCCGAGGTCGCGCAGGTGAAGAAGTTCGAGAGCGGCATGGTGTCGGAGCCGCTCACCGTCGATCCGGACCAGACGATCCGCGAAGCGCTCGCCGTCATGCGGCGCGCGCAGATCTCGGGTCTGCCGGTGACGCGCGACGGCCGCCTGGTCGGCATCCTCACCAACCGTGACCTGCGCTTCGAGCGCCGCCTCGACCGTCCCGTCAGCGAGGTGATGACCAAGGACAACCTCATCACCGCGCGTCCCGGCGTCACGCTCGAAGAGGCGAAGAACATCCTGCACGAGCACCGCATCGAGAAGCTGCTCGTGGTCGACGAGCAGCAGCGCCTGATCGGGCTCATCACCGTCAAGGACATCGAGAAGACGACCCAGTTCCCGCACGCGTGTCGTGACGAGCGCGGGCGTCTGCGCGTCGGCGCCGCGGTCGGCGTCGGTCCCGACTGGGAGGAGAGGGCCGCCGCGCTCGTCGAGGCGGGCGTGGACGTGATCTGCGTCGACACCGCGCACGGCCATTCCGCCAACGTGCTGCGCACGGTGAAGCAGATCAAGAGCCGCTATCCCGACCTCGACGTCGTCGCCGGCAACATCGGTACGGGCGAGGCGGCGAAGGCGCTGATCGACGCCGGCGCCGACGCGGTCAAGGTCGGCATGGGCGTCGGCTCGATCTGCACGACCCGCATCATCTCCGGCGTCGGCATGCCGCAGATCACGGCGCTGCTCGACGTCGCGCGCGTCGCGCACCAGGCCGGCATCCCGATGATCGCCGACGGCGGCATCCGCTTCTCGGGCGACATCGTGAAGTCGCTCGCCGCGGGCGCGCACGCGGTGATGATCGGCAGCCTGTTCGCGGGCACCGAGGAGAGCCCGGGCGAGACCATCCTCTACGGCGGCCGCACCTACAAGATGTACCGCGGCATGGGCTCGCTCGGCGCGATGGCCGCCGGCAGCCGCGACCGCTACTTCCAGGAGGACGAGGAGACGCTGAAGCTCGTGCCGGAAGGCATCGAGGGACGCGTCCCGTACAAGGGCTCGCTCGCTTCCAACGTGCACCAGCTGGTCGGCGGGCTGCGCGCCGGCATGGGCTATCTGGGCTGCCGCAACCTCGAGGAGCTGCGCACCAAGTCGCGCTTCATCCGCATCAGCGAGGCCGCGCACCGCGAGAGCCACGTGCACGACGTGATCGTCACCAAGGAAGCCCCGAACTACCGCTTGGATTGACGCCGACATGATCCTGGTCCTCGACTTCGGCAGCCAGTACACGCAGCTCATCGCGCGCCGCGTCCGCGAGTCGCGCGTCTACTGCGAGATCCTTCCCTGCACGGTCGACGTCGAGCAGGTCGCGCAGCGCAAGCCGAAGGGCATCATCCTCTCGGGTGGGCCGGCGAGCGTCTACGTGCCGACGGCGCCGAAGGTCGCGCAGGGCATCCTCGACCTCGGCGTCCCGGTGCTCGGCATCTGCTACGGCATGGGGATCCTGAACGTCTCGGCCGGGGCGTCCGTCGAGCGCGCGGAGCGGCGCGAGTACGGCCGCACGCCGATCACGATCCTCGACGACAGCGACCTGTTCCACGGCTTCGCGCCGGGCAGCGAGCTCACGGTGTGGATGTCGCACGGCGACCGCATGGAGTCGCTGCCGCCGGGCTGGACGCGGCTCGCGGAGAGCGCCAACGCGCCGATCCAGGCGTTCCGCGATCCGACGCGGCGGCTGTTCGGCGTGCAGTTCCACCCGGAGGTCGTGCACACCGAGCGCGGCAGCGAGATCCTGTCGAACTTCGTGCACGGCATCTGCGGCGCCGCGCCGGACTGGACGCCGGGCTCGTTCATCGATCAGGCGGTGGCGCGCATCCGCGAGCAGGCGCCCGAGGGTACGGTGATCTGCGCGCTCTCGGGCGGCGTCGACTCGACGGTCGCGGCGGCGCTGCTGCACCGCGCGATCGGCAACCGGCTCAAGTGCATCTTCGTCGACACCGGTCTGCTGCGCGCCGGCGACCGCGCGATGGTCGAGGACTCGCTCGCGCACCTCGGGCTCGACATCCGCACGATCGACGCGTCGGATCGCTTCTTCGCCGCGCTCGCGGGCGTCACCGATCCGGAGGTCAAGCGCAAGCGGATCGGCAACCTGTTCATCGACATCTTCGAGGAAGCGGCGCGCGAGCTCCACGACGTGCGCTGGCTCGCGCAGGGCACGCTCTATCCGGACGTCATCGAGTCGGTGTCGGTGCGCGGACCGTCGGCGACGATCAAGACGCACCACAACGTCGGCGGTCTGCCCGAGCGCATGAAGCTCCAGCTCATCGAGCCCTTGCGCGAGCTCTTCAAGGACGAGGTGCGCGCCGTCGGACGCGACCTCGGGCTCGCCGAGGAGCTGATCGCGCGCGAGCCGTTCCCGGGACCGGGGCTGGCGGTGCGCATCGTCGGTCCGGTCGACCGCGAGCGCGTCGCGATCGTGCGCGCCGCCGACGCGATCGTGCGCGAGGAGCTCAAGCGCTCGGGCGAGTCGCGCCGCATCTGGCAGGGCTTCGCGGTGCTGCTGCCGGTGCAGACGGTCGGCGTGCAGGGCGACGAGCGCACCTACGACGAGGTCATCGCGGTGCGCGCGGTCGAGAGCCAGGACGGCATGACCGCCGACTGGGCGCGTCTGTCGCACGACACGCTCGAGACCATCGCGCGCCGCATCACCAACGAGGTGAGGGGGGTGAACCGGGTGGTGTACGACGTCTCGTCCAAGCCCCCGGCGACGATCGAGTGGGAATGATTCAACGTCCGGCAGCGACCGGCAGGATCAGGCACAAGACACGCCTAAGCCCGCGTCAATGCGGGCTTTTTTGTGCTTCCAACCTGGCACGGACTGGCAGCCTGGGGTATGGCCAAGCACGAATTTTTCATGGCATAGTCGATGGCACGAAACCGGCCTGTGCCATGCCTCGCCGCCGATGCCATGCGCCTCGTTCCCAGGTGGTCATGGTATCGGAATCGTGTAAGTGGTTGCTGTAAAACGAATTTTTGTCGTTCCG contains:
- a CDS encoding gamma carbonic anhydrase family protein; translation: MIRAFADREPNVDPTAIVFEGATVVGRVTIGAQSSVWFGAVVRGDVHDVTIGARTNVQDRAVIHVTTDRFATRIGDDVTIGHAAVLHGCTVADRVLIGIGAIVLDGVEIGEDCMIGAGALVTPGTKIPAGHLAVGSPARVKRPLEPAELEHLRRSAANYVALSARYRALGIA
- the guaB gene encoding IMP dehydrogenase, producing MELHPLGEGLTFDDVLLVPAASDVLPRMTDVATQLTRRIALQIPLVSAAMDTVTESRTAIAMAQEGGIGFVHKNLPIATQAAEVAQVKKFESGMVSEPLTVDPDQTIREALAVMRRAQISGLPVTRDGRLVGILTNRDLRFERRLDRPVSEVMTKDNLITARPGVTLEEAKNILHEHRIEKLLVVDEQQRLIGLITVKDIEKTTQFPHACRDERGRLRVGAAVGVGPDWEERAAALVEAGVDVICVDTAHGHSANVLRTVKQIKSRYPDLDVVAGNIGTGEAAKALIDAGADAVKVGMGVGSICTTRIISGVGMPQITALLDVARVAHQAGIPMIADGGIRFSGDIVKSLAAGAHAVMIGSLFAGTEESPGETILYGGRTYKMYRGMGSLGAMAAGSRDRYFQEDEETLKLVPEGIEGRVPYKGSLASNVHQLVGGLRAGMGYLGCRNLEELRTKSRFIRISEAAHRESHVHDVIVTKEAPNYRLD
- the guaA gene encoding glutamine-hydrolyzing GMP synthase, which gives rise to MILVLDFGSQYTQLIARRVRESRVYCEILPCTVDVEQVAQRKPKGIILSGGPASVYVPTAPKVAQGILDLGVPVLGICYGMGILNVSAGASVERAERREYGRTPITILDDSDLFHGFAPGSELTVWMSHGDRMESLPPGWTRLAESANAPIQAFRDPTRRLFGVQFHPEVVHTERGSEILSNFVHGICGAAPDWTPGSFIDQAVARIREQAPEGTVICALSGGVDSTVAAALLHRAIGNRLKCIFVDTGLLRAGDRAMVEDSLAHLGLDIRTIDASDRFFAALAGVTDPEVKRKRIGNLFIDIFEEAARELHDVRWLAQGTLYPDVIESVSVRGPSATIKTHHNVGGLPERMKLQLIEPLRELFKDEVRAVGRDLGLAEELIAREPFPGPGLAVRIVGPVDRERVAIVRAADAIVREELKRSGESRRIWQGFAVLLPVQTVGVQGDERTYDEVIAVRAVESQDGMTADWARLSHDTLETIARRITNEVRGVNRVVYDVSSKPPATIEWE